Proteins co-encoded in one Arthrobacter sp. ERGS1:01 genomic window:
- a CDS encoding winged helix-turn-helix domain-containing protein, whose translation MGQRKDYLENDSEWHASLTRAERLNRWWCSASFGLALSGKASRGLAASERAVAVAEAARDLVRHQAIYALLKEGLSVRDIAGQLQLSKSQVGRIVKILMKDGQLEDLTILPPQGLDDEVLTLVLGAWGMSDLTSAIQDYPRGTIETMESKRTNFGGTNGHQ comes from the coding sequence ATGGGACAACGTAAAGATTATCTTGAAAATGATTCAGAGTGGCATGCCTCGCTTACTCGGGCTGAACGACTGAACCGCTGGTGGTGCAGTGCCTCTTTCGGGCTTGCGTTGAGTGGCAAGGCCTCGCGTGGGCTGGCAGCGAGTGAACGGGCTGTGGCAGTTGCAGAAGCGGCCCGGGATCTTGTGAGGCACCAGGCGATCTATGCACTTCTTAAGGAAGGGCTTAGCGTGCGGGACATTGCAGGGCAACTTCAGCTCTCCAAGAGTCAGGTTGGGCGTATTGTCAAGATTTTAATGAAGGATGGTCAGCTTGAAGACTTGACGATCCTTCCACCTCAGGGTTTGGACGATGAAGTACTGACGCTGGTACTGGGGGCATGGGGGATGTCCGACCTGACCAGTGCGATTCAGGACTATCCACGGGGAACCATCGAAACTATGGAATCTAAGCGAACGAACTTCGGGGGAACGAACGGCCACCAATAA